A single Fodinicurvata sp. EGI_FJ10296 DNA region contains:
- a CDS encoding aminotransferase has product MTLESRQNMSLEEMDQHSLIHPFTNLKDYSSGKLGGPRIVTGGSGIRIQDQHGNQLIDAFAGLYCVNIGYGRTEVAEAIAEQAHKLAYYHAYAMNSNEPAIRLSHRLVNMAPGGMARVYFGLSGSDANETQVKLVWFYNNVLGRPEKKKIISRHRGYHGGSVMSGSLTGLPVYHTAFDLPVKGVLHTSTPHHYWHATEGEDERAFSKRCAAELEEMILAEGPDTVAAFIGEPVLGTGGIIPPPEGYWDEIQAVLQKYDILLIADEVVCGFGRIGTPFGCDRYGIKPDLITVAKGLTSAYQPLSGAIVGEKVWKVLEQASDSIGPFSHGYTYSAHPVGAAAALANLDVIERDDLTGNAERVGGYLNQRLAETFGDHPIVGEVRGVGMLAAVEFVADPARKTRFDPSMKVGARLSAAVLAEGVIARAMPHGDILGFAPPLVMTREEVDEIVEKVGRGVAKVTDELVSEGAIKV; this is encoded by the coding sequence ATGACACTCGAATCTCGTCAGAATATGAGTCTTGAGGAGATGGATCAGCATTCGCTTATTCATCCCTTTACCAATCTCAAGGACTACTCGTCCGGCAAACTGGGCGGGCCGCGCATCGTCACCGGCGGCAGCGGAATCCGCATCCAGGATCAGCATGGCAATCAGTTGATCGACGCGTTTGCCGGCCTCTACTGCGTCAATATCGGCTACGGCCGGACCGAGGTTGCCGAGGCGATCGCGGAACAGGCCCACAAGCTGGCCTACTACCACGCCTATGCCATGAACTCGAACGAACCGGCCATTCGTCTGTCTCACCGGCTCGTCAACATGGCGCCGGGCGGAATGGCGCGTGTCTATTTCGGTTTGTCGGGATCGGACGCCAACGAGACCCAGGTCAAGCTGGTGTGGTTCTACAACAACGTCCTTGGACGGCCGGAGAAGAAGAAGATCATCTCCCGTCATCGCGGCTATCACGGCGGATCCGTGATGTCAGGCAGCCTGACCGGTCTGCCCGTCTATCATACGGCCTTCGACCTGCCGGTGAAGGGGGTCCTGCATACAAGTACACCCCACCATTACTGGCACGCGACCGAGGGCGAGGATGAACGTGCGTTTTCAAAGCGGTGTGCGGCGGAACTGGAGGAAATGATTCTGGCCGAGGGGCCGGATACCGTGGCGGCATTCATCGGCGAACCGGTGCTCGGCACGGGCGGCATCATTCCGCCGCCTGAAGGATACTGGGACGAAATTCAGGCCGTCCTTCAGAAATACGACATTCTGCTGATCGCGGACGAAGTGGTCTGCGGGTTTGGCCGTATCGGGACGCCGTTCGGATGCGACCGTTATGGGATCAAACCGGATCTGATCACCGTCGCCAAGGGTCTGACCAGTGCGTATCAGCCGCTGTCCGGGGCAATCGTCGGCGAGAAAGTGTGGAAGGTGCTGGAACAGGCCTCGGACAGTATCGGCCCGTTCAGCCACGGCTATACCTATTCCGCCCATCCGGTCGGAGCGGCCGCCGCATTGGCCAACCTGGACGTTATCGAGCGCGACGACCTGACCGGCAACGCTGAACGCGTTGGTGGCTATCTCAATCAGCGTCTGGCGGAAACCTTCGGCGATCACCCGATCGTCGGGGAAGTCCGAGGCGTCGGTATGCTGGCAGCCGTTGAATTCGTCGCAGATCCGGCGCGAAAGACGCGCTTCGATCCGTCGATGAAGGTTGGTGCTCGCTTGTCGGCCGCCGTGCTGGCCGAGGGGGTTATCGCCCGCGCCATGCCCCATGGCGATATTCTGGGTTTTGCACCGCCCCTGGTGATGACGCGCGAGGAGGTCGATGAAATTGTCGAGAAAGTTGGCCGTGGGGTCGCCAAGGTGACCGATGAGCTGGTCAGCGAAGGCG